One Enterococcus silesiacus genomic window carries:
- a CDS encoding transcriptional antiterminator encodes MSLHLSKREIKILLLLLDLEESVTTKELAETFQVSVRTIKYDLENIRDWFKEQNVLLQTRRNKGIWLELPDSERLTLKNEIIEVERFETYPDQELRVNQLIFRLLLASNYLTSQELADEIQVSRNTIVSDLDRVQELIQAYGLVLNRQSRQGFSIIGEESKIRLLMEYITQKEITEYDIYQIMSYFVQSGQQKKMQEVHVGVNTIFQKIYQVALKEMTSLLDPSLFDQFNYAEILSITLRVAIATARMQLHHTVGGYKMLTNQNVLRQKQELPFLLMKKVFDHYELPLLADEYFYIYSDVFVANNQQDIVGLTEELIKDVSEEIKFPFYRDRQLFTNLFAHLSLRLTKKHLFINEYNPFVDDIKAKYPQLFSAIQFASQSDIVGSALLINDSFIAYIALHFLVAYEKNQHEVNVVRIVYVCSTGLGVTSLIEQKILEEVANVEIAGFASVLNAVDTIEEKNPDLVLSIFPIEIINRPFIKVNPLPTEADIHSIQEEVNKILTHTKTGKVPRLIPRQPIKEKQGIEAESRDIIVRTYVIYEELLKAFAEKLTQEYKEAFLLHVMLMVHRITFDSQYENEGNIVKETLLAQQELVEQIERIFAKNDLMVNQAEITALLNYIREEGHV; translated from the coding sequence ATGTCACTGCACTTATCAAAACGAGAAATAAAAATCTTGTTATTGCTTTTAGATTTAGAAGAAAGTGTTACTACAAAAGAATTGGCAGAAACGTTTCAAGTTAGTGTAAGAACGATCAAATATGATTTGGAGAATATTCGTGATTGGTTTAAAGAACAGAACGTTTTGCTGCAAACACGCCGCAATAAAGGCATTTGGTTGGAACTACCTGATTCAGAACGATTAACCTTAAAAAATGAAATTATCGAGGTGGAACGCTTTGAAACCTATCCTGATCAGGAGTTGCGAGTAAATCAATTGATTTTTCGTTTGTTGTTGGCATCTAATTATTTAACTTCTCAAGAGTTGGCAGATGAAATCCAAGTGAGCAGAAATACGATCGTCAGTGATTTAGATCGTGTACAAGAGCTGATTCAGGCATATGGTCTTGTACTGAATAGACAAAGCCGGCAAGGGTTTTCAATCATAGGGGAAGAAAGTAAGATTCGCTTATTGATGGAATATATCACGCAAAAAGAAATAACAGAGTATGACATTTATCAAATTATGAGCTATTTTGTTCAATCTGGTCAGCAGAAAAAAATGCAGGAAGTTCATGTTGGCGTCAATACAATCTTTCAAAAAATTTATCAGGTTGCGCTAAAAGAAATGACTAGCCTGTTAGATCCGTCCTTGTTTGACCAATTTAATTACGCAGAAATTTTGTCGATCACCTTACGAGTTGCAATCGCAACTGCTAGAATGCAGCTCCACCATACTGTTGGCGGCTATAAAATGTTGACGAATCAAAATGTATTGCGGCAAAAACAAGAATTACCGTTTCTATTAATGAAAAAAGTTTTCGATCATTATGAGTTGCCGCTTTTAGCTGATGAGTATTTCTATATTTATAGTGATGTGTTTGTAGCTAATAATCAACAGGACATTGTTGGTTTGACTGAAGAGCTGATCAAGGATGTATCAGAAGAAATCAAGTTTCCTTTTTACCGTGATCGACAATTGTTTACAAATCTTTTCGCTCATTTGTCTTTGCGTTTAACAAAGAAACACCTTTTTATAAATGAGTATAATCCGTTTGTAGATGACATCAAAGCCAAGTATCCACAATTATTTTCGGCCATCCAATTTGCTAGTCAAAGCGACATTGTTGGTTCGGCATTGTTGATCAACGATTCATTTATTGCCTATATTGCGCTGCACTTTTTAGTTGCTTATGAAAAAAATCAGCATGAAGTAAACGTAGTGCGGATCGTTTATGTATGTTCAACAGGTTTAGGTGTAACCAGTTTGATCGAACAAAAAATTCTGGAAGAAGTCGCTAATGTTGAGATTGCAGGATTTGCTTCTGTCTTGAATGCAGTGGATACAATAGAAGAAAAAAATCCGGATCTGGTCTTAAGTATTTTTCCAATCGAAATCATAAATCGTCCGTTCATAAAAGTGAATCCACTGCCAACGGAAGCGGATATCCATAGCATCCAAGAAGAAGTCAATAAAATTTTGACACATACGAAAACGGGTAAGGTTCCACGATTGATCCCTCGTCAGCCGATCAAAGAAAAACAAGGCATTGAAGCAGAAAGCCGGGACATTATCGTCCGGACATATGTGATTTATGAAGAATTACTGAAAGCATTTGCTGAAAAATTGACGCAAGAATACAAAGAAGCCTTTTTGCTTCATGTGATGCTGATGGTTCATCGAATCACGTTTGATAGTCAATATGAGAATGAGGGAAATATTGTTAAAGAAACCTTGTTGGCACAGCAAGAATTAGTGGAGCAAATTGAACGGATTTTTGCTAAAAATGATTTAATGGTTAATCAAGCAGAAATTACTGCTTTATTGAATTATATAAGAGAGGAGGGGCACGTATGA
- a CDS encoding serine/threonine kinase → MSDFLSNFNKSNYDNTKEKKLREDSEKEPSIKQEPKTVALTESFTEKISEAPTKMGPFNAETEKNERSTSFAIEQETTQQTLRNQPDDDTEIDPTYHKKRKKKFLLIGLGAFITLCILYFGYYQMTHVELPDFTGKELAEARAWATENKLKLKVDSSYSKEVEVNKVISQKSKKGSKIKKGSELTIQSSLGADPEEKLTLPDFMTMKKSEAEKWIKDNQAENVSLIDEYSDTLEKGKPVRFEIVNKEVTKDTYKRKDKANMYYSKGKETFEKNISVPDFTKKMKAEVESWAKTNDIKVTYEEASSAEIPAESIISQSIAKDQKVAKKDSLTVTVSLGKGFIVPNFADYTQEEAGTAVEGLNLQAKSVFTNSVPYGQLISQSVEAGTQLTSKDDLKVKIYYSAGQPYLKDLRGNTLEGDLQKQFYDEFQSKGANIQYTVRYVDSAEPKGTVVRMSAYNLYVPLEYTVALDISLGNLEGASNQPPKSSKNDSGKEQDSKEMPS, encoded by the coding sequence ATGAGTGATTTTTTATCTAATTTCAATAAATCAAATTATGATAATACAAAAGAAAAAAAGTTACGGGAAGACTCTGAAAAAGAGCCCTCAATAAAACAGGAACCAAAAACAGTAGCTTTAACAGAATCTTTTACTGAAAAAATAAGTGAAGCTCCGACAAAAATGGGCCCATTCAATGCAGAAACAGAAAAAAATGAACGTTCGACCTCATTTGCTATCGAACAAGAAACAACTCAACAAACGCTTAGAAACCAGCCAGATGATGACACAGAAATAGATCCTACCTATCATAAGAAAAGAAAAAAGAAATTTTTGCTGATAGGTCTGGGGGCGTTTATTACACTCTGTATTCTTTATTTTGGTTATTATCAAATGACACATGTTGAGCTCCCAGATTTTACAGGAAAAGAGTTGGCGGAAGCACGAGCATGGGCAACGGAGAACAAATTGAAATTAAAAGTTGATTCAAGCTATAGTAAAGAGGTTGAAGTCAATAAAGTAATTTCTCAAAAATCAAAAAAAGGGAGTAAAATCAAAAAAGGAAGCGAATTGACGATTCAATCAAGCTTAGGTGCTGATCCAGAAGAGAAGTTGACGTTGCCAGATTTTATGACAATGAAAAAATCAGAAGCTGAAAAATGGATCAAAGACAATCAAGCTGAGAATGTCTCGCTCATTGATGAATACAGTGATACCTTAGAAAAAGGCAAGCCAGTTCGCTTTGAAATTGTCAATAAAGAAGTCACTAAAGATACTTACAAGCGCAAAGACAAAGCCAATATGTATTATTCTAAAGGCAAAGAGACATTTGAAAAAAATATTTCCGTTCCTGATTTTACAAAAAAAATGAAGGCAGAGGTTGAAAGCTGGGCCAAAACAAATGACATCAAAGTGACCTATGAAGAAGCCAGCTCAGCAGAAATACCAGCAGAAAGTATTATTTCACAAAGTATTGCCAAAGATCAAAAAGTTGCCAAAAAGGATAGTTTAACGGTAACCGTATCTCTCGGTAAAGGCTTTATCGTACCGAACTTTGCAGACTATACCCAAGAAGAAGCTGGAACAGCGGTAGAAGGACTGAACCTTCAGGCTAAAAGTGTCTTTACGAATAGTGTTCCATACGGTCAATTAATCTCTCAAAGTGTTGAAGCAGGAACTCAGTTAACAAGTAAGGATGACTTGAAAGTCAAAATCTACTATTCAGCAGGTCAACCTTACCTTAAAGATTTAAGAGGAAATACTCTAGAAGGTGATTTGCAAAAACAATTCTATGATGAATTTCAATCAAAAGGTGCAAATATTCAATATACTGTCAGGTATGTTGACTCGGCAGAACCTAAAGGGACAGTTGTAAGAATGAGTGCATATAATTTATATGTACCATTAGAATATACAGTAGCTTTAGATATTAGCTTAGGAAATTTAGAGGGAGCGTCAAATCAACCACCTAAATCTTCTAAAAATGATTCTGGAAAGGAACAAGACTCAAAAGAAATGCCGAGCTAA
- a CDS encoding ABC transporter permease has protein sequence MFVFKHAFLNLRRHTWNYVLVGIILFFLMLSSMVTNTIYTSTKLFVKNYSKQFTTLVTILEPDLSNLTHEEKLTKEQYLKFGESTYVNNTRMTASVPVSLESLKTITAVSPFQFQKVEGDELKRSSYQSIANWLGAGAADLAKELAESGMEISAGNADLKRNDCLISEELAQMNQLKIGDSIQVAAIGSDQAEKQRLVIAGMYRSQKKTQSNGASELVKIQENDIFTNWETVYAIKTFDRFGYNNVAYELKNADDFDAFFKEIQAKGLPSKYQVITNETNLQMLLSPVNGLGTLAGTILLGLLLFGSFSLALFSIRAFKQKQTEICVMRNIGITQKQLINSRLIELVGVTMFSFSLAFLSAQWIVQPIADWQLKNQKLLMGNVDQLFSVMGNSKNEAIISIPMMINDNSLLMLIGIACLFLMTIISIEGYKIFKFEPIEFLLERNRSEQ, from the coding sequence ATGTTCGTCTTTAAACATGCTTTCTTAAATCTTAGAAGACACACTTGGAATTATGTACTAGTCGGCATTATTTTATTCTTTTTGATGTTAAGTTCAATGGTGACAAACACCATATACACATCTACTAAATTATTTGTAAAAAATTACAGTAAGCAGTTTACGACGCTAGTCACGATTCTTGAACCAGATTTAAGTAATTTAACGCATGAAGAAAAACTAACAAAAGAACAATATCTCAAATTTGGAGAATCAACGTATGTAAATAACACGCGAATGACAGCAAGTGTTCCAGTATCGCTTGAATCATTAAAAACAATTACCGCTGTAAGCCCTTTTCAATTTCAAAAAGTAGAGGGCGACGAGCTAAAGCGAAGTTCTTATCAATCAATAGCTAATTGGCTTGGAGCAGGAGCGGCAGATCTTGCAAAAGAGCTCGCAGAAAGCGGCATGGAAATCAGTGCAGGAAATGCTGATCTAAAAAGAAATGACTGTTTGATCAGTGAAGAGTTAGCTCAGATGAACCAGCTTAAGATAGGCGATTCGATTCAAGTAGCGGCAATAGGAAGTGACCAAGCGGAGAAACAAAGATTGGTCATTGCTGGAATGTATCGCTCACAGAAAAAGACCCAATCAAATGGAGCCAGTGAATTGGTGAAGATTCAGGAAAATGATATTTTTACGAACTGGGAAACGGTCTATGCAATAAAAACATTTGATCGTTTTGGATACAATAATGTGGCATATGAATTAAAAAACGCAGATGATTTTGATGCGTTTTTTAAAGAAATTCAAGCTAAAGGTCTGCCTAGTAAGTATCAGGTTATAACCAATGAAACAAATCTGCAGATGCTTTTAAGCCCAGTTAACGGACTAGGAACATTGGCTGGAACGATTTTATTAGGCTTATTGCTATTCGGCAGCTTTAGTTTGGCATTATTTTCGATTCGTGCATTTAAACAAAAGCAAACAGAAATTTGTGTGATGCGTAATATAGGAATCACCCAAAAGCAGTTGATCAATAGCCGATTGATCGAATTAGTAGGGGTTACAATGTTTAGTTTTAGTTTGGCATTCTTGAGCGCACAATGGATCGTACAACCGATCGCTGATTGGCAATTGAAAAATCAAAAACTGCTAATGGGCAATGTCGACCAGTTGTTTAGTGTGATGGGCAACAGTAAAAATGAAGCTATCATATCGATTCCTATGATGATCAACGATAATTCTCTTCTCATGCTGATTGGCATAGCTTGTTTATTTTTGATGACGATCATTTCCATCGAAGGGTATAAGATTTTCAAATTTGAACCGATTGAGTTTTTGTTAGAAAGGAACAGAAGTGAACAATGA
- a CDS encoding two-component system response regulator, which translates to MRILIIEDNRELALSVQKGLEREKFSVDLAFSGVTGEEKAYVNTYDAILLDLNLPDKDGLSILNFLRESDIDSPIIIITARDEIEERAKGLDFGADDYLVKPFELLELVARIRAVVRRFHGRTSPHIKIGSLMIDPVKRSVRYENSEVVLKPKEFDILLCIAQKYPAVISTEEIAEHVYDENFDPFSSVLRVHLARLKKQLAKASGKDLLKTIRAKGYQLCE; encoded by the coding sequence ATGAGAATTTTAATTATTGAAGACAATCGTGAATTAGCGCTATCTGTACAAAAAGGATTAGAACGGGAAAAATTTTCGGTAGACCTAGCATTTTCCGGTGTGACTGGCGAAGAGAAAGCCTATGTAAATACATATGACGCAATTTTATTAGACTTGAACTTACCTGATAAAGATGGGCTATCGATCCTAAACTTTTTAAGAGAATCGGATATAGATAGTCCAATTATTATTATTACAGCTAGAGATGAGATTGAAGAGCGGGCAAAAGGGCTTGATTTTGGAGCAGATGATTATTTAGTCAAGCCGTTTGAATTATTAGAATTGGTTGCTCGTATTCGAGCAGTTGTTCGACGTTTCCATGGTCGAACTTCGCCACATATCAAGATTGGTTCGTTAATGATCGATCCGGTGAAACGCTCTGTTCGTTATGAAAATTCTGAAGTAGTGTTAAAGCCGAAAGAATTTGATATTTTACTGTGTATTGCCCAAAAATATCCAGCAGTGATTTCCACCGAAGAAATAGCTGAACATGTGTATGATGAGAACTTTGATCCATTTTCTTCTGTGCTACGGGTCCATCTTGCACGTTTAAAAAAACAGCTTGCCAAAGCCTCTGGAAAAGACTTACTAAAAACGATTCGAGCGAAAGGATATCAATTATGCGAGTAA
- a CDS encoding histidine kinase, which translates to MRVNLKISLTVLTFAFFVILIISGGFFAVKSNWRSLNIGQSIGSAVYVVNDANETIAQPTATVELKASELVSTQALDDIYLNSLLKYLPMIILVVCSAILILTMTLWVVLRRIYTKQMVSIIHDLQFLEKFSEEKVEDKSVAKAFKQLKDKFDGNLSDYKRLSSYLTHEQKNAIAILRANLELKQNETSNLHILDRLTDSIDDILTLSNSTEEAMSESVDVSLICAEVCDTYRKSYPNLIFSFDEVDSTLILGKNRWIYRAVSNLVDNAIKYGESKPIEVSVNNQKGSVIVEIKDHGKGIDQAVHAAIFNHNYRINGLKQDGYGIGLSVVSHVCDLCKGFVYVESTKNQGSTFYLSFPQIAES; encoded by the coding sequence ATGCGAGTAAATTTAAAAATCAGTTTAACCGTTTTAACCTTTGCCTTTTTTGTTATTTTGATTATCAGTGGTGGTTTTTTTGCAGTCAAAAGTAACTGGCGTTCACTAAATATAGGCCAGTCGATCGGTTCTGCTGTGTACGTGGTGAATGATGCCAATGAAACCATTGCTCAACCTACTGCAACAGTTGAGCTTAAGGCCTCTGAACTGGTTAGTACACAAGCGCTGGATGATATTTATTTAAATAGCTTATTAAAGTATTTACCGATGATTATTTTAGTGGTTTGTTCAGCTATTTTAATTTTGACTATGACTTTGTGGGTTGTTTTACGGCGGATTTATACCAAGCAAATGGTTTCGATCATTCATGATTTACAGTTTTTAGAAAAATTTTCAGAAGAAAAAGTCGAAGATAAGTCAGTTGCCAAAGCATTTAAGCAATTAAAAGATAAATTCGATGGGAATCTAAGCGATTATAAAAGGCTTAGCAGCTATCTGACACATGAACAAAAAAATGCCATTGCCATTTTAAGAGCTAATTTAGAATTGAAGCAAAATGAAACGAGTAATCTACATATTTTGGATCGGTTAACGGATAGTATTGATGATATTTTGACACTTTCAAATAGCACGGAAGAAGCGATGAGTGAGTCTGTCGATGTTTCTTTGATCTGTGCTGAGGTTTGCGATACCTACCGTAAAAGTTATCCTAATTTGATCTTTTCTTTTGATGAGGTTGATTCAACGCTGATTTTAGGAAAGAACCGCTGGATTTATCGAGCTGTCTCAAATTTAGTGGACAATGCCATCAAATATGGCGAAAGCAAACCGATTGAAGTTTCCGTCAATAATCAAAAAGGCAGTGTGATCGTTGAGATCAAAGACCATGGCAAAGGAATCGATCAGGCAGTTCATGCCGCTATTTTTAATCATAATTATCGAATCAATGGGTTAAAACAAGATGGTTATGGTATCGGTTTGTCAGTGGTTTCTCATGTATGTGACTTGTGTAAGGGATTTGTTTATGTTGAAAGTACAAAGAATCAAGGATCGACTTTTTATCTATCATTTCCACAAATTGCTGAAAGTTAA
- a CDS encoding oxidoreductase has protein sequence MKKIRYGILSTAQIVPRFVAGIKQSKVGEATAIASRSLDKGEQLANVLGIPKAYGSYEELCKDEEIDIVYVATYNKGHYEAAKLALTHQKHVLVEKPFTLETAQAEELFALAEKNGCFLMEAQKAVFLPISRQIKQVIQQNKIGEVRWMQSITSYPSVDHISWFHSLEAGGGALHGSGSYPLQYMQFMLDYSIEEYSGSVTRNKGATDDQVTLALKFQNQVLGNIFISVKVDIPSKMTIYGEKGRIEIPYFWKAEQAVVYYEDGSQENLLGAFESEFVFEVDHVNDCIQNQLLESPIMTKQMTIDTVRLVERLYTKWLKEDKI, from the coding sequence ATGAAGAAAATTCGGTATGGCATTTTAAGTACTGCGCAAATTGTTCCTCGCTTTGTGGCCGGAATTAAACAAAGTAAAGTAGGAGAGGCTACAGCGATTGCTTCACGAAGTTTGGATAAGGGGGAACAGCTGGCAAATGTTTTGGGGATTCCTAAAGCGTATGGCAGTTATGAGGAGTTGTGTAAGGACGAAGAAATAGACATTGTCTATGTGGCTACCTATAACAAAGGGCACTATGAAGCAGCCAAACTGGCTTTGACACATCAGAAACATGTGTTAGTCGAAAAGCCTTTTACGCTAGAAACGGCCCAAGCAGAAGAACTTTTTGCATTAGCTGAAAAAAATGGTTGTTTCTTAATGGAAGCCCAAAAAGCTGTTTTTTTACCGATCAGTAGACAAATAAAACAGGTGATCCAGCAAAATAAAATCGGTGAAGTTCGTTGGATGCAGTCAATAACTTCCTATCCAAGTGTAGACCATATCAGTTGGTTTCATTCACTAGAAGCAGGCGGTGGCGCGTTACATGGCTCAGGCAGTTATCCGCTTCAGTACATGCAATTTATGCTGGATTATTCCATTGAAGAGTACAGCGGCAGTGTAACGAGAAACAAGGGGGCAACCGATGATCAAGTAACTTTGGCTTTAAAATTTCAAAATCAGGTATTGGGAAATATTTTTATTTCGGTAAAAGTAGATATTCCAAGTAAAATGACGATTTATGGTGAAAAAGGACGGATCGAAATTCCTTATTTTTGGAAAGCTGAGCAGGCGGTTGTTTATTATGAAGATGGCAGCCAAGAAAACTTGCTGGGTGCGTTTGAAAGTGAGTTTGTCTTTGAAGTGGACCATGTGAACGATTGCATCCAAAACCAGTTACTTGAAAGTCCGATCATGACAAAACAGATGACGATAGATACTGTCCGATTAGTAGAACGGCTTTATACAAAGTGGCTTAAAGAAGATAAAATATAG
- a CDS encoding ABC transporter codes for MTILQTKNVSYFYQDGDRRRMILQDTSINFEQGQFYTILGQSGSGKTTFLSLISALDEPKSGEVLYKGQNIKTIGLEKYRRDDISIIFQSYNLVPYLTALENVLVAMSITDNDMPKDNREVAYNLLDYIGINKAKADRLVGQLSGGEQQRVAIARALATNVDIILADEPTGNLDEGMEQEIVDIFKDLAETHNKCVIVVTHSNEIAKQSDKTYFLKQGELMLNE; via the coding sequence ATGACAATTTTACAAACCAAAAATGTGAGCTATTTTTATCAAGACGGCGACAGACGTCGAATGATCTTGCAAGATACGTCGATCAATTTTGAACAAGGACAATTTTACACGATTTTAGGCCAATCTGGTTCAGGAAAAACAACCTTTCTTTCGTTGATCAGTGCCTTGGACGAACCAAAATCTGGCGAAGTGTTGTACAAAGGGCAAAATATCAAAACGATTGGGTTGGAGAAGTATCGGAGAGATGATATCAGTATTATTTTTCAAAGCTACAATTTAGTTCCGTATTTAACAGCATTAGAAAATGTTCTAGTAGCGATGTCGATCACAGATAACGATATGCCTAAAGATAACCGTGAAGTAGCGTATAATTTGTTGGATTATATTGGCATCAATAAAGCGAAGGCGGACCGTTTAGTGGGCCAATTATCTGGTGGTGAGCAACAACGTGTGGCAATTGCTAGAGCCTTAGCAACGAATGTCGATATCATACTAGCAGATGAGCCAACAGGAAATTTAGATGAGGGCATGGAACAAGAAATCGTTGATATCTTTAAAGATTTAGCTGAAACGCATAATAAATGTGTGATCGTTGTGACGCACTCGAATGAAATAGCCAAACAGTCAGATAAAACGTATTTTCTTAAGCAAGGTGAGTTGATGTTGAATGAGTGA
- a CDS encoding PemK family transcriptional regulator: MMRRGEIFYANLSPVVGSEQGGIRPVLIIQNNKGNLFSPTLIVAPITRNVNKKMQPTQVKVDIPHDDRMTPSLVLLEQIRTLDKERILHKICQLHEDDMVKVNQALKISIGIR; encoded by the coding sequence ATGATGCGAAGGGGAGAAATCTTTTATGCGAACCTCTCGCCTGTTGTTGGTTCAGAACAAGGAGGGATTAGGCCAGTATTGATTATTCAAAATAACAAGGGAAACTTATTTAGTCCAACGTTGATCGTTGCACCAATCACTAGAAATGTGAATAAAAAAATGCAGCCGACACAGGTCAAGGTGGATATACCTCATGACGATCGAATGACACCGTCGTTGGTATTACTGGAACAGATCCGAACACTGGATAAAGAACGAATTCTTCACAAAATTTGTCAGTTACATGAAGACGATATGGTGAAGGTCAATCAAGCACTGAAAATAAGTATTGGTATTCGTTAA
- a CDS encoding ABC transporter permease: MNYWNRALCSVTRRKGKSIILFAVIFILGNVIAGSIAIQQSTANVEKKIKHDLGATVSAELDYQKMMDEGQSFSPSALKVEDVKKMGESSYVKEFDYNVKTNLFVKKIKTYEMENAATMGGMPKTLSLKGNNLLEPLDFKDKKVNLVEGRTFKQDEINNGKDVAIISKKLAEANGFNVGDKVVLDSSVMDFKQDGSMEELASQDHPVEIIGIFEPTSIEKKKSDGKDQKGIEEQFMETEQFNTVYMPNDAVMNINKVEFEKGKALLPDRYKKADGTDSTVEDMNQITPVYVLKTPEDVEAFKEEAKAMIPEGYKLTASTDQYDQVGGTFKKMSQISGYVVLLAIGATLLIISLVVILFLRDRKHELGIYLSLGETRAKVMQQILIELLLISLVAMCLSLVTGNILGKMVSESLIASDAFSQTGDTAGNGGAMMIGGSGANMPTLTTEDVSSAYEVKFSISYIVTFLIAGLSTVLLSAILPLTYVLRLNPKKIMM, translated from the coding sequence ATGAACTATTGGAATCGAGCATTGTGCAGTGTGACAAGGAGAAAAGGAAAATCAATTATTTTATTTGCAGTTATTTTTATCTTAGGTAATGTGATTGCAGGATCAATCGCGATTCAGCAATCGACTGCAAATGTTGAAAAGAAAATCAAACATGATCTAGGTGCCACGGTAAGTGCTGAATTGGATTATCAAAAAATGATGGATGAAGGTCAATCTTTTTCACCCTCAGCGTTAAAAGTAGAAGATGTTAAAAAAATGGGTGAGTCCTCGTATGTTAAAGAATTTGACTATAATGTCAAAACCAATCTTTTTGTGAAAAAAATTAAAACGTATGAAATGGAAAATGCTGCGACGATGGGCGGTATGCCAAAAACGTTGAGTCTTAAAGGGAACAATTTGCTTGAACCATTGGATTTTAAGGATAAAAAAGTCAATCTAGTTGAAGGTCGAACATTTAAACAAGATGAAATCAACAATGGTAAAGACGTTGCGATCATTTCAAAAAAACTAGCTGAAGCAAACGGCTTTAACGTAGGAGACAAAGTTGTTTTAGATAGTTCTGTCATGGATTTTAAACAAGATGGCTCGATGGAAGAGTTAGCAAGTCAAGATCACCCAGTAGAGATCATCGGCATATTTGAACCGACAAGTATTGAAAAGAAAAAATCGGATGGCAAAGATCAAAAAGGAATCGAAGAGCAGTTTATGGAAACCGAACAATTCAATACGGTCTATATGCCAAATGATGCAGTAATGAATATCAATAAAGTCGAATTTGAAAAAGGTAAAGCGCTATTACCAGATCGTTATAAAAAAGCAGATGGTACAGATTCAACTGTAGAAGATATGAATCAAATCACCCCTGTCTATGTGCTTAAAACGCCAGAAGATGTGGAGGCATTCAAAGAAGAAGCAAAAGCTATGATCCCAGAAGGGTATAAGTTAACTGCATCGACGGATCAGTATGATCAAGTTGGTGGTACCTTCAAAAAAATGTCACAAATTTCTGGTTATGTCGTGCTTTTAGCGATTGGCGCCACCCTATTGATTATTTCATTAGTGGTCATTCTCTTCTTACGTGATCGTAAACATGAATTAGGAATTTATTTATCATTAGGTGAAACAAGAGCCAAAGTTATGCAACAGATTCTGATAGAATTGTTACTGATTAGTCTAGTTGCGATGTGTCTGTCTTTAGTTACAGGAAATATTCTTGGAAAAATGGTTTCAGAATCCTTGATTGCCAGTGATGCCTTCTCACAAACAGGAGATACCGCAGGTAATGGTGGTGCAATGATGATCGGAGGTAGTGGTGCCAATATGCCGACCTTAACAACAGAGGATGTATCTAGTGCGTATGAAGTGAAATTCTCAATTAGCTACATCGTGACATTCTTGATTGCAGGATTAAGTACAGTTTTATTATCAGCGATTTTACCTTTGACCTATGTCTTACGGTTGAATCCAAAGAAAATCATGATGTAG
- a CDS encoding ABC transporter ATP-binding protein produces the protein MILSLKNIVYTHKKNKVTVLDDVTVDFSPGKVYGILGKSGVGKTTLLALIAGMDTVDSGAIFFKNQNLENINRDKYRQQEIGTVFQQYNVLPNETAMTTLKLCTLNSCTQGIDRLYEALKKVGINQKMANQKIKKLSVANQQRVYLAKAIINNPELILMDDPVESLNELSLKMVMEYIRIYAKNENKCIIICSQSKAIAEHVDELWGLNGGKLSFIKDNIEKGKL, from the coding sequence ATGATTCTCTCTCTTAAAAATATAGTATATACGCATAAAAAAAACAAAGTGACTGTGTTGGATGATGTAACGGTTGATTTTTCACCGGGAAAGGTTTACGGCATTTTAGGAAAAAGCGGAGTAGGAAAAACGACATTACTTGCGCTGATTGCAGGAATGGACACCGTTGATTCAGGTGCGATTTTTTTTAAAAATCAAAATCTTGAGAACATTAATCGAGACAAGTATCGCCAGCAGGAAATAGGGACCGTTTTTCAACAGTACAATGTACTCCCGAATGAAACGGCTATGACAACCCTTAAATTGTGTACACTCAATTCCTGTACACAAGGAATTGATCGTTTGTATGAAGCATTAAAAAAAGTCGGGATCAATCAAAAAATGGCAAACCAAAAAATCAAAAAATTATCTGTTGCTAATCAACAACGTGTTTATTTGGCCAAAGCAATCATCAATAATCCTGAGCTTATCTTGATGGATGATCCTGTCGAGTCATTAAATGAATTGTCATTAAAAATGGTCATGGAGTACATACGTATATACGCAAAAAATGAAAACAAGTGTATCATCATTTGTTCGCAATCAAAAGCAATTGCAGAGCATGTTGATGAGTTGTGGGGATTGAATGGTGGGAAACTATCATTTATCAAAGACAATATAGAAAAAGGGAAACTTTAG